Proteins encoded together in one Bacillota bacterium window:
- a CDS encoding alpha/beta-type small acid-soluble spore protein — translation MPQKKNRRKKRYEQLKWETARELHLEDDLKAGGNALSAREAGRIGGQMVRKLVEAGERSLQETQLNNKKPG, via the coding sequence ATGCCCCAAAAGAAGAACCGGCGCAAGAAAAGATACGAACAGTTGAAGTGGGAAACGGCACGCGAACTCCATCTGGAGGACGATTTGAAGGCCGGAGGCAATGCGTTGAGCGCCCGGGAGGCGGGACGCATCGGCGGACAGATGGTACGCAAACTGGTTGAGGCCGGTGAAAGATCACTGCAAGAGACACAACTCAACAATAAAAAACCGGGGTGA
- the dprA gene encoding DNA-processing protein DprA has translation MVDERAYWLAWAVVWPVGARRLLNLVEASGSARQAWGAGKKELCASGLDMFQAEDLLSRRSRVDPGAEQERVRRAGVRVITWMDADYPESLRHIYDPPAVLFSLGTFSFQESGPNVAIVGSRRATPYGKETAGRLAAALGSCGLVIVSGMARGIDTAAHNGALESGARTVAVLGSGLDVTYPPENAGLMKRIAASGGLVLTEFPLGSKPEAWHFPVRNRIISGLCRAVVVVEAGERSGALITAEAALEQGRDVMAVPGNVNNPYSRGANRLIKQGARLVEDARDVLEELGLTALFPENESGEAQLAASAGRVAQLSPEEKQVLEMLQGQSLSDQALMRLTGLTAPQAASVLAYLEIKGFVRRAPGGLYYSLLKGR, from the coding sequence ATGGTGGACGAACGGGCATACTGGCTGGCCTGGGCGGTGGTTTGGCCGGTCGGGGCGCGGCGGCTTCTGAACCTGGTGGAGGCGTCCGGATCCGCCCGGCAGGCCTGGGGGGCCGGGAAGAAGGAGCTTTGTGCGTCGGGGCTGGATATGTTCCAGGCGGAGGACCTGCTCTCCAGGCGGTCCCGGGTCGACCCGGGGGCGGAGCAGGAGCGGGTCCGGCGTGCCGGCGTCCGGGTCATAACCTGGATGGACGCAGACTACCCGGAAAGCCTGCGCCACATCTACGATCCCCCGGCGGTGCTTTTCAGCCTGGGGACTTTTAGCTTTCAGGAGTCCGGCCCCAACGTGGCCATCGTCGGTTCGCGCCGGGCCACGCCGTACGGCAAGGAGACGGCCGGCCGGCTGGCCGCCGCTCTCGGTTCCTGCGGTCTGGTGATAGTCAGCGGGATGGCCCGGGGCATCGACACCGCGGCGCATAACGGTGCCCTGGAATCCGGGGCCCGGACGGTGGCGGTGCTGGGGTCGGGCCTGGACGTGACCTACCCCCCGGAAAATGCCGGACTGATGAAGAGAATTGCGGCTTCCGGCGGTTTGGTGCTCACCGAATTCCCCTTGGGTTCAAAACCGGAGGCCTGGCATTTTCCGGTACGCAACCGGATCATCAGCGGTCTTTGCCGCGCGGTGGTGGTCGTGGAGGCCGGCGAGCGCAGCGGCGCCCTGATTACGGCGGAGGCAGCGCTGGAACAGGGCCGCGACGTGATGGCGGTGCCCGGCAACGTGAACAACCCTTACAGCCGGGGGGCCAACCGCCTGATCAAGCAAGGCGCGCGGCTGGTGGAGGACGCCCGGGACGTGTTGGAGGAACTGGGCCTGACGGCCCTTTTCCCCGAAAACGAATCCGGGGAAGCCCAGCTGGCTGCGTCCGCGGGTCGGGTCGCCCAGTTGAGCCCCGAAGAGAAACAAGTCCTGGAAATGCTCCAAGGACAGAGCCTGTCCGACCAAGCCCTGATGAGACTTACCGGCTTGACGGCTCCCCAGGCGGCGTCCGTTTTGGCCTACCTGGAAATCAAGGGGTTTGTGCGGCGGGCGCCGGGCGGGTTATACTACTCCTTATTAAAAGGCCGGTAG
- the trmFO gene encoding methylenetetrahydrofolate--tRNA-(uracil(54)-C(5))-methyltransferase (FADH(2)-oxidizing) TrmFO: MSGGAVVVGAGLAGAEATWQLVRRGVPTVLYEMRPQKRTPAHNTGEFAELVCSNSLRAEALTNAVGLLKEEMRRLGSLIMACADAHRVPAGGALAVDRELFALAVTERLKSHPLVTVRREEITAVPAGEPVILATGPLTSDALADEIRRLTGHEHLYFFDAVAPIVTLESIDQERVFRSSRYDRGDPAYLNCPMSREEYERFWEALVAAERAPRHGFERETHFEGCLPVEVIAARGRETLLFGPLKPVGLVDPRTHARPHAVVQLRQDNREGTLYNLVGFQTNLKWGEQRRVFSMIPGLEQAEFVRYGVMHRNTYINAPVLLDPTLELRNRPGLFIAGQLSGVEGYVESAAAGLAAGLNAARRSKGHDLLVFPPETAHGALLNYISTADSANFQPMNVNFGLFPPLPGKRLRRRPERNLALAQRALERLAAWLAEKGEDSVPLN, from the coding sequence ATGTCCGGCGGCGCTGTGGTGGTGGGGGCCGGGCTGGCCGGGGCGGAAGCGACCTGGCAACTGGTCCGGCGCGGCGTTCCCACCGTCCTCTACGAGATGCGCCCGCAAAAACGCACCCCGGCCCATAATACCGGGGAGTTCGCCGAGCTGGTCTGCTCCAACTCGCTCCGGGCGGAGGCGCTCACGAACGCGGTCGGCCTGCTCAAAGAGGAGATGCGCCGGCTCGGTTCCCTGATCATGGCCTGCGCCGATGCGCACCGGGTGCCGGCCGGCGGGGCGCTGGCCGTGGACCGGGAGTTGTTCGCCTTGGCGGTTACGGAGCGGTTAAAGAGCCACCCGCTGGTGACCGTCCGCCGGGAGGAAATCACCGCCGTTCCCGCCGGTGAACCGGTGATCCTGGCCACCGGACCCCTGACCTCCGACGCCCTGGCGGACGAAATCCGGCGGTTGACCGGGCACGAACACCTGTATTTCTTCGACGCGGTGGCCCCGATCGTCACCCTGGAATCCATCGATCAGGAGCGGGTGTTCCGGTCCTCGCGTTACGACCGCGGCGACCCGGCCTACCTGAACTGTCCCATGTCGCGGGAAGAGTACGAACGGTTCTGGGAGGCGCTGGTGGCCGCCGAGCGGGCGCCGCGGCACGGCTTCGAGCGGGAAACTCACTTTGAAGGCTGCCTGCCGGTGGAAGTGATCGCCGCCCGGGGCCGTGAAACGCTGCTTTTCGGGCCGCTTAAGCCGGTGGGGTTGGTCGACCCGCGCACGCACGCGCGGCCGCACGCCGTGGTCCAGCTCCGCCAAGACAACCGGGAGGGCACGCTCTACAACCTGGTGGGGTTTCAGACCAACCTGAAGTGGGGGGAGCAGCGCCGGGTGTTCTCGATGATTCCGGGGCTCGAGCAGGCGGAGTTTGTACGCTACGGGGTGATGCACCGGAACACGTACATCAACGCGCCCGTTTTGCTGGACCCCACCCTGGAGTTGCGAAACCGGCCCGGGCTCTTCATTGCCGGGCAGTTGAGCGGTGTGGAGGGTTACGTCGAGTCGGCGGCCGCCGGGCTGGCGGCCGGTTTGAACGCGGCGCGGCGGTCAAAGGGGCACGACCTTCTGGTTTTTCCACCCGAGACGGCGCACGGGGCCCTGTTGAACTATATCAGCACCGCGGATTCCGCCAATTTTCAGCCGATGAACGTAAACTTCGGGCTGTTTCCGCCTCTGCCCGGAAAGCGCCTCCGGCGCCGGCCGGAACGCAACCTGGCCCTCGCGCAGCGCGCCCTGGAACGTCTCGCGGCCTGGCTGGCCGAAAAGGGAGAGGACAGTGTACCACTTAATTGA
- a CDS encoding peptidyl-prolyl cis-trans isomerase → MTEAFSKYGRSRLVVGIAVLVVAALLAGSALGGYALGTRGAGGGETVAVVNGEPVSRDELYAEMYTQTGDQTLQELIKRKLILQEGRAQGVEIADADIQARLNEVIESGFASREEFEEALAAYGLEQKDLEQQMRIQLTVEALLGKQVELDEAEVKAHFEANQERFGEPERLEARHIVLKTREEAENVRSELAAGADFAALAREKSVDTLTAGGGGNLDPIRNGEFIPAWQKALFGKEAGLVDEVMETESGFHVVEILEKHPATAAVFADVEAKVRRELTEQEITRLYPAWLDSLLAKAKVEYK, encoded by the coding sequence GTGACTGAAGCATTCTCCAAATACGGTCGTTCTCGGCTGGTGGTTGGCATCGCCGTCCTGGTCGTCGCCGCCCTGCTCGCGGGGTCAGCCCTCGGCGGCTACGCCCTGGGTACCCGCGGGGCGGGCGGCGGTGAAACGGTGGCCGTCGTAAACGGCGAGCCCGTCTCCCGCGATGAGCTTTACGCCGAGATGTACACGCAGACGGGTGATCAGACCCTGCAGGAGTTGATTAAACGCAAGCTGATCCTCCAGGAGGGCCGCGCCCAAGGGGTCGAGATAGCGGACGCCGACATCCAGGCCCGGCTTAACGAGGTCATTGAAAGCGGATTTGCATCCCGGGAAGAGTTCGAGGAGGCCCTGGCAGCCTACGGACTGGAACAAAAGGACCTGGAGCAGCAGATGCGGATCCAACTCACCGTTGAAGCACTGCTTGGCAAACAGGTCGAACTGGACGAAGCCGAAGTAAAGGCCCACTTCGAGGCCAACCAGGAGCGTTTCGGTGAACCCGAGCGCCTGGAGGCGCGCCACATCGTGCTCAAGACCCGCGAAGAGGCGGAGAACGTCCGGTCTGAGCTGGCGGCGGGTGCCGACTTCGCCGCCCTGGCCCGCGAGAAGTCGGTGGACACGCTCACCGCCGGCGGCGGGGGCAACCTGGACCCCATCCGGAACGGCGAATTCATCCCCGCCTGGCAGAAAGCCCTCTTCGGCAAGGAAGCCGGCCTGGTGGACGAAGTGATGGAGACCGAGTCCGGTTTTCACGTGGTCGAAATCCTGGAGAAGCACCCGGCCACGGCGGCCGTGTTCGCCGACGTGGAGGCGAAAGTGCGCCGTGAACTCACCGAACAGGAGATCACCCGGCTCTACCCCGCCTGGCTGGACAGCCTGTTGGCCAAGGCCAAGGTGGAGTACAAGTAA
- the ligD gene encoding non-homologous end-joining DNA ligase, whose protein sequence is MPTVLIGSRKVDLTNLNKLFWPEGYTKGDLVGYYHRVAPYVLRYLQDRPIVMSRYPDGINGKHFYQKEKPEYTPDWIETLPVAHEGAQRVTNYIVCRDEATLVWIANQGAIEMHAWLGRADHLEYPDLAVLDLDPAAHATWRQVIDVALLARTVLAEFGLAGFPKTSGATGVHIFIPLEPVHTNRETTRAMEALARLVTGVCAFATTERVIERRTGKVYIDYLQNTVGKTMAFPYSVRPRPSAPVSTPVTWDELESLKAANQFNIRTIPDRLQNRGDPYAALFNRRHRLDALLALVPSPA, encoded by the coding sequence ATGCCAACGGTCCTCATCGGCAGCCGAAAGGTAGACCTGACCAATCTGAACAAGCTTTTTTGGCCGGAGGGGTACACCAAGGGCGACCTGGTGGGCTATTACCACCGGGTGGCGCCGTATGTGCTGCGCTACCTCCAGGACCGGCCGATCGTGATGAGCCGGTATCCGGACGGAATAAACGGGAAGCACTTCTATCAGAAGGAAAAGCCCGAGTACACGCCCGACTGGATTGAGACTCTGCCGGTGGCGCATGAAGGTGCCCAACGGGTGACAAACTACATCGTGTGCCGGGACGAAGCCACCCTGGTCTGGATCGCCAACCAGGGGGCGATTGAGATGCACGCCTGGCTGGGCCGGGCCGACCATCTGGAATACCCGGACCTGGCCGTCCTCGATCTGGATCCGGCGGCTCACGCGACGTGGCGCCAGGTGATCGACGTGGCGCTTTTAGCCCGCACCGTGTTGGCCGAATTCGGCCTGGCCGGATTCCCAAAAACCTCAGGGGCGACCGGGGTACACATCTTTATCCCTCTGGAACCGGTGCACACCAACCGGGAGACGACCCGGGCAATGGAGGCGCTGGCCCGCTTGGTGACCGGCGTTTGTGCCTTTGCCACCACCGAACGGGTGATTGAACGGCGGACCGGCAAAGTGTACATCGACTATCTTCAAAACACGGTGGGCAAGACCATGGCTTTTCCATACAGTGTGCGCCCCCGTCCGTCGGCGCCCGTGTCCACCCCCGTAACCTGGGATGAACTGGAAAGCCTAAAAGCGGCAAATCAGTTCAATATCAGAACCATCCCGGACCGCCTGCAGAACCGGGGGGACCCCTATGCCGCGCTTTTCAACCGTCGCCACCGCCTGGACGCACTGCTGGCACTTGTCCCGTCACCCGCGTAA
- the topA gene encoding type I DNA topoisomerase → MEKTLVIVESPAKARTLGKFLGKKYEIRASMGHVRDLPRSQFGVDVDNGFKPKYITIRGKGDAIKELRAARKKSDQVLLASDPDREGEAIAWHLQELLQIDPEKPCRVEFNEITREAVTAAIKNPRKIDPNRVDAQQARRILDRLVGYNLSPLLWRKVRKGLSAGRVQSVAVHLICTREREIEAFVPEEYWTLTALVANRKREKFKARLHKKAGEKVIVPDEETMKAILDDLKGEFYRVADVVRKEKKKNPAPPFTTSTLQQEAHRRLNFTTRKTMMVAQQLYEGLDMGKEGPVGLVTYIRTDSTRVSAHAQDEAREYIGKNFGAEYVPKHKRVYARPASAGTPARVQDAHEAIRPTSVLRTPEAVKKHLNPDQMRLYELIWARFLASQMASALLDTVRAEIAAGEYLFRATGSTVKFPGFTRVYAETRDEAKNSEKKKEKEEEEEEEEEGALPPLEKGEQLKCVRTTPAQHFTSAPSRYTEATLVRALEELGIGRPSTYAPVVETIQRRGYVIRRGKSLHPTELGLVVIDLLKEHFPDVINSEFTAELEGKLDQIEEGSVQWEKVLEEFYRPFRREVAEAEAKIHRVRLDEVTDEECPKCGRKMVIKMGRYGKFLACPGFPDCRQTKPIFEETGHRCPKCTRPVVVRRTKKGKVFYGCAGYPECDFVTWDQPTDQQCPDCRSFLVARGTRRHPGAPGDTHAGHPRQWVGSAGERVGGSAHAGRSLACANPDCGYKERKAVRGKA, encoded by the coding sequence TTGGAGAAGACGCTGGTGATTGTCGAATCCCCGGCCAAGGCCAGGACGCTCGGGAAGTTCCTGGGCAAAAAGTACGAGATCCGGGCTTCAATGGGGCACGTCCGCGATCTTCCCCGGAGCCAGTTCGGCGTGGACGTTGATAACGGGTTCAAGCCCAAGTACATCACCATTCGGGGCAAGGGGGACGCCATCAAGGAACTGAGGGCCGCGCGCAAGAAGTCGGATCAGGTGCTTCTGGCTTCGGACCCCGACCGCGAGGGGGAAGCCATTGCCTGGCACTTGCAAGAATTGCTGCAGATCGACCCGGAAAAACCCTGCCGGGTGGAATTCAATGAAATCACCAGGGAAGCGGTGACGGCGGCGATCAAGAATCCCCGGAAGATCGACCCCAACCGGGTGGACGCCCAACAGGCGCGGCGGATTCTGGACCGGCTGGTCGGCTACAACCTTAGTCCCCTGCTCTGGCGCAAAGTGCGCAAGGGTTTGAGTGCCGGCCGGGTGCAGTCGGTGGCCGTGCACCTGATTTGCACGCGCGAGCGGGAGATCGAGGCCTTTGTACCCGAGGAATACTGGACGCTCACCGCGTTGGTGGCCAACAGGAAGCGCGAGAAGTTCAAGGCCCGGTTGCACAAAAAGGCCGGGGAAAAGGTTATAGTGCCTGACGAGGAGACCATGAAGGCCATCCTGGACGACCTCAAGGGGGAATTCTACCGGGTGGCGGACGTGGTCCGAAAAGAGAAGAAGAAGAACCCGGCGCCCCCGTTCACCACCAGCACCCTGCAGCAGGAGGCGCACCGGCGCCTGAATTTCACCACCCGGAAGACGATGATGGTTGCGCAGCAGCTCTACGAGGGCCTGGACATGGGCAAAGAGGGGCCGGTCGGTCTGGTTACCTATATCCGGACTGATTCGACCCGGGTTTCCGCTCACGCTCAGGACGAGGCCCGGGAATACATCGGCAAGAACTTCGGCGCCGAATACGTGCCGAAACACAAAAGGGTGTACGCCCGGCCCGCAAGCGCGGGTACCCCGGCGCGGGTCCAGGACGCCCACGAAGCCATCCGGCCCACGTCCGTGCTGCGAACGCCGGAGGCGGTCAAGAAGCACCTGAATCCCGACCAGATGCGCCTTTACGAGCTGATCTGGGCCCGTTTCCTGGCCAGCCAGATGGCTTCGGCGTTACTCGACACCGTACGGGCCGAGATCGCCGCCGGGGAATACCTCTTCCGGGCCACCGGTTCCACGGTGAAATTCCCGGGCTTCACCCGGGTTTACGCCGAGACGCGGGACGAAGCCAAAAATAGCGAAAAGAAAAAGGAAAAGGAAGAGGAAGAGGAAGAGGAAGAGGAAGGGGCGCTCCCGCCGCTGGAAAAAGGAGAGCAGCTAAAGTGCGTGCGCACGACGCCGGCTCAGCACTTCACGAGTGCGCCCTCCCGATACACCGAAGCCACCCTGGTGCGGGCTCTGGAGGAACTGGGCATCGGACGTCCCAGCACGTACGCGCCCGTGGTGGAAACCATCCAGCGCCGCGGCTACGTGATCCGGCGGGGCAAATCGCTCCATCCGACCGAATTGGGCCTGGTGGTCATCGACCTCTTGAAAGAGCACTTCCCGGACGTCATCAACAGCGAATTCACCGCCGAACTGGAGGGAAAGCTGGACCAGATCGAAGAGGGATCCGTCCAGTGGGAAAAGGTGCTGGAAGAGTTTTACCGGCCCTTCCGCCGGGAGGTCGCCGAGGCGGAGGCGAAGATCCATCGTGTGCGGCTGGATGAGGTCACCGACGAGGAGTGCCCGAAGTGCGGCCGGAAAATGGTGATCAAGATGGGCCGGTACGGTAAGTTTCTGGCCTGCCCGGGGTTTCCCGACTGCCGGCAGACCAAGCCCATCTTCGAGGAGACGGGCCACCGCTGCCCCAAATGCACCCGCCCGGTGGTGGTCAGACGGACCAAGAAGGGCAAGGTCTTTTACGGCTGTGCCGGATACCCGGAATGTGATTTTGTGACCTGGGATCAGCCCACCGACCAGCAATGCCCCGACTGCCGGTCGTTCCTGGTGGCCAGGGGCACCCGGAGGCACCCGGGGGCACCCGGGGATACCCACGCGGGGCACCCACGCCAGTGGGTCGGGTCAGCGGGTGAGCGGGTCGGAGGGTCGGCTCACGCCGGCCGCTCCTTGGCCTGCGCCAATCCGGATTGCGGCTATAAGGAGCGCAAGGCCGTGCGAGGCAAGGCCTGA
- the yhbH gene encoding sporulation protein YhbH yields MKRFTIEHEDWSLHRKGLRDQQRHREKVRRAIREHLSDIVSEESIIVSDADRPVRIPVRAIREYRFRFDQNRRKQVGHGGGGVEIGDMVAGGCPAVWGGKGAGSEPGIEYYEAEVTLDELSALMFEDLHLPNLRDKPQPRLVTDSVDFRDVRPKGLAGNLDRRRTIKEVLRRNTLNGRPGLQVAPEDLRYRTWHTVRQSESAAVVLAMMDTSGSMGPFEKQIARTFFFWTVRFLRTRYDSVETVFLAHHTEARETTPEGFFSRGESGGTRCSSVYRLALDIVAERYPPRQYNIYAFHFSDGDNLTSDNELCAALATQLAGVSNLVGYGEIEGSYYYTSTLRSVFKKIADPRFVTVVLRDKGEVYGALRTFFQARS; encoded by the coding sequence GTGAAACGGTTTACGATCGAACACGAAGACTGGTCCCTGCACCGGAAGGGCCTGCGGGATCAGCAGCGGCACCGCGAGAAGGTGCGCCGGGCCATCCGGGAGCACCTGTCCGACATCGTCAGCGAGGAGAGCATCATCGTTTCGGATGCGGACCGGCCGGTCAGGATCCCGGTGCGGGCCATCCGGGAATACCGCTTCCGTTTCGATCAGAACCGACGGAAGCAAGTCGGCCATGGCGGGGGTGGGGTGGAAATCGGCGACATGGTGGCGGGCGGCTGCCCGGCCGTCTGGGGCGGCAAAGGCGCCGGCAGTGAACCGGGCATCGAGTACTATGAAGCGGAAGTGACTCTCGACGAGTTATCGGCGCTGATGTTCGAAGACCTGCACCTGCCCAACCTGCGCGACAAACCGCAGCCGCGGCTGGTCACCGACAGCGTGGACTTTCGTGATGTGCGCCCCAAGGGTTTGGCGGGAAACCTGGACCGCCGCCGGACCATCAAGGAGGTGCTCCGGAGAAACACCCTGAATGGGCGCCCGGGCTTACAGGTCGCCCCCGAGGACCTCAGGTACCGGACCTGGCATACCGTCCGCCAGTCCGAATCCGCCGCCGTGGTCCTGGCCATGATGGACACCTCCGGTTCAATGGGTCCGTTCGAAAAACAAATCGCCCGGACGTTTTTCTTCTGGACGGTCCGTTTCCTGAGAACGCGGTACGACAGCGTGGAAACGGTGTTCCTGGCTCACCACACCGAAGCCCGGGAGACCACGCCGGAAGGGTTTTTTTCCCGGGGAGAGAGCGGCGGCACGCGCTGTTCGTCGGTCTACCGCCTGGCCCTGGACATTGTGGCTGAACGCTACCCGCCGCGGCAATACAACATATACGCCTTCCATTTCTCGGACGGCGACAACCTCACCTCCGACAACGAACTGTGCGCCGCCCTGGCGACGCAACTGGCCGGGGTCTCGAACCTCGTCGGCTACGGGGAAATCGAAGGCTCGTACTACTACACGAGCACCCTGCGCAGCGTCTTCAAGAAGATCGCTGATCCCCGCTTTGTGACGGTGGTGCTGCGGGACAAGGGCGAGGTATACGGCGCCCTGCGGACTTTCTTCCAGGCCCGCTCGTGA
- a CDS encoding Ku protein, with translation MRPIWKGAVTFGLVYIPVKLYPATEHRDIKFNYLHESCHMPIRYRKFCPHCEEEVLAEEIVRGYEYEKGRYVVVTEDELENLPTGGARNISLLDFVPIGEIDPVYYDRSYYLSPAEGGEKVYSLLREALEKSGRVGVARVSIRTKESLAVLRVSGPALQMSTMYYPDEVRSPALLPELGAGVSLHDNEVKMALSLVESLAGPFEPEKYRDERREAVWEIIRAKVAGEAVVTVPPARPEKVVDLMEALKASIEQARKERGKAAGKGTKTQRPRPPVRDAAHP, from the coding sequence TTGCGCCCGATCTGGAAAGGGGCCGTGACCTTCGGCCTGGTATACATCCCGGTGAAACTTTATCCGGCGACCGAGCACCGGGACATCAAATTCAACTACCTGCACGAGAGTTGCCACATGCCGATCCGGTACCGCAAGTTTTGCCCCCACTGTGAGGAAGAGGTGCTGGCCGAGGAGATCGTCCGGGGCTACGAGTACGAAAAGGGCCGGTACGTGGTCGTGACGGAGGATGAACTGGAGAACCTGCCCACGGGCGGGGCGAGAAACATCTCCCTCCTGGATTTCGTCCCCATCGGGGAAATCGATCCGGTCTACTACGACCGGTCTTACTACCTGTCGCCGGCCGAAGGCGGCGAAAAGGTGTACAGCCTGCTGCGCGAAGCGCTGGAGAAGAGCGGGCGGGTCGGGGTGGCCCGGGTGTCCATCCGGACCAAGGAGTCGCTGGCGGTGCTCCGGGTCAGCGGGCCGGCGCTGCAGATGAGCACCATGTACTACCCGGACGAGGTGCGTTCGCCCGCGCTCCTGCCGGAGCTGGGCGCCGGCGTGAGCCTGCACGACAACGAAGTCAAAATGGCCTTGAGCCTGGTGGAGAGCCTGGCGGGACCGTTTGAACCCGAGAAATACCGGGACGAGAGGCGGGAGGCCGTCTGGGAAATCATCCGGGCCAAGGTGGCCGGTGAGGCGGTCGTGACCGTGCCGCCGGCGCGCCCGGAAAAAGTGGTCGACTTGATGGAGGCCCTGAAGGCGAGCATCGAACAGGCCAGGAAAGAGCGCGGGAAGGCGGCAGGCAAGGGGACAAAAACGCAACGGCCGCGCCCACCGGTCAGGGACGCGGCCCACCCGTAG
- a CDS encoding SpoVR family protein — MCDLEHLERDIEEIMAVARECGLDFRDMHFEICPPEVLYSFGAYGMPTRFGHWSFGKAYQRIKAEYDHNLSRMYEMVINTDPCYAFLLQGNSRIQNRLVIAHVLAHSDFFKHNAYFARTAPRTALDSMAAAAGRFRGYEEACGRDRVEQFLDAALAVAEHVDYPRHPAYAGRAGAGESADHPKNDFLGFIARFAHHLDSWERDILAVVRDESLYFRPQSATKLCNEGWATFWHLEIMRRLELTEAEAVDFARMHAQLVQPLRLQVNPYLLGLSIFADIDRRWGRDAVFEARVTSDDAGFLRNHLTEELVREMGLFVFRRIGYEWRAVEKDWRVVRDTLVQNLFNCGHPYILVETGDFNGRGELYLKHHYEGVELDVHYLEKTLPLVHRLWGRPVHLETVLEEKEMLFSFVGDKISKRLI, encoded by the coding sequence TTGTGCGACCTGGAACACCTTGAAAGAGACATCGAGGAGATAATGGCGGTCGCCCGGGAGTGCGGCCTGGATTTCCGCGACATGCACTTCGAAATCTGTCCGCCCGAGGTGCTCTACAGCTTCGGCGCCTACGGGATGCCCACCCGGTTCGGCCACTGGAGTTTCGGGAAGGCCTACCAGCGCATCAAGGCGGAATACGACCATAATTTAAGCCGGATGTACGAGATGGTGATCAATACCGACCCGTGCTATGCCTTTTTGCTTCAGGGCAACTCCCGGATTCAGAACCGGCTGGTGATCGCCCACGTCCTCGCGCACAGCGACTTCTTCAAACACAACGCTTACTTTGCACGGACCGCGCCGCGGACCGCGCTGGACAGTATGGCCGCCGCCGCCGGCCGGTTTCGAGGTTACGAAGAAGCCTGCGGGCGGGACCGGGTGGAGCAGTTCCTGGACGCGGCGCTGGCGGTTGCCGAACACGTCGATTACCCCAGGCATCCGGCGTACGCCGGGCGGGCGGGCGCCGGTGAGTCGGCCGACCACCCGAAAAACGACTTCCTGGGGTTCATCGCCCGGTTCGCTCACCATCTGGACTCCTGGGAGCGGGACATCCTGGCCGTTGTCCGGGACGAGTCGCTGTACTTCCGGCCGCAGTCGGCCACCAAGTTGTGCAACGAGGGCTGGGCCACCTTCTGGCACCTGGAGATCATGCGCCGCCTGGAGCTCACGGAGGCGGAAGCGGTTGATTTCGCACGGATGCACGCCCAGCTTGTCCAGCCTTTGCGTTTGCAGGTGAACCCCTACCTCCTGGGCCTGTCGATCTTCGCCGACATCGACCGGCGTTGGGGGCGGGACGCCGTTTTTGAAGCGCGGGTCACCAGTGACGACGCGGGGTTTTTGCGCAACCACCTGACCGAGGAACTGGTCCGGGAAATGGGCCTTTTTGTATTCCGCAGGATCGGCTACGAATGGCGGGCCGTGGAAAAGGATTGGCGGGTGGTGCGCGACACCCTGGTGCAAAACCTCTTCAACTGCGGCCACCCGTACATCCTGGTGGAGACGGGCGACTTCAACGGCCGCGGGGAACTCTACCTCAAACACCACTATGAGGGAGTGGAACTGGACGTTCACTACCTGGAAAAAACGCTGCCGTTGGTCCATCGGCTCTGGGGCCGCCCGGTGCACCTGGAAACGGTCCTTGAGGAAAAGGAAATGCTCTTTTCGTTTGTCGGCGATAAAATCAGCAAACGCTTGATATAA